The Fusobacterium necrophorum subsp. necrophorum genome has a window encoding:
- a CDS encoding type IV secretion system protein — protein MLDLILNVSFGLLEAKENPFVKLAFSVFKYAFIGYIVNNYKEVLVTIIGGGIQLGNIALGKGSNTYFSTDLFQFLYKFIHFASGVFLIVGGIATGVDIAFIESLPMASVLLLGALLTFLFWSLVSLVIQIGKVFLVSAFAYPLIVFTVFSKTKDIGMKALSAVISSGIYIYVVTTLLNMANNIYKRLSTYYSSDTNFSFTSISESFSNMIMSMVVSFIVLLLLKNADAISSMLSSGVIGALNQGGKGIMGFMQDVRNTSTVGQGKNPFQKNPKNPFGKLGK, from the coding sequence ATGTTAGATTTAATTCTGAATGTTTCATTTGGACTTTTAGAAGCCAAAGAAAATCCTTTTGTTAAGTTAGCTTTTAGTGTTTTTAAATATGCTTTTATAGGCTATATAGTGAATAATTATAAAGAAGTTCTAGTTACTATAATAGGTGGAGGAATACAACTAGGAAATATAGCCTTAGGAAAGGGGAGTAATACTTATTTTAGTACAGATCTTTTTCAATTTTTATATAAATTTATTCATTTTGCTTCAGGAGTATTTCTAATTGTTGGAGGAATAGCAACTGGTGTAGATATTGCTTTTATAGAAAGTTTACCTATGGCTTCTGTATTGTTATTAGGGGCTTTACTTACTTTCTTATTTTGGAGTTTGGTTAGTCTGGTTATACAAATTGGAAAAGTTTTTTTAGTGTCAGCTTTCGCTTATCCTCTTATCGTTTTTACAGTTTTTTCTAAAACGAAAGATATAGGAATGAAAGCCTTATCTGCTGTTATATCTTCAGGCATATATATTTATGTAGTAACTACTTTATTGAATATGGCAAATAATATTTATAAGAGACTTTCTACATATTATTCTTCTGATACAAATTTTTCTTTCACTTCTATTTCAGAATCTTTCTCAAATATGATAATGTCAATGGTTGTATCTTTTATTGTACTCCTATTGTTAAAAAATGCTGATGCAATTTCTTCTATGCTTAGCTCTGGAGTAATAGGTGCATTGAATCAAGGAGGTAAAGGAATCATGGGATTTATGCAAGATGTTAGAAATACTTCAACGGTTGGACAAGGAAAAAATCCTTTTCAAAAAAATCCAAAAAATCCATTTGGGAAATTAGGAAAATAA
- a CDS encoding ABC transporter substrate-binding protein, with protein MKKSIKKFILFLFLFISSLGFAEIRFKDDVGREIILEKPLTKVVVASRYNNELIRAIGNIKNVISVDDNTTQDRIYWKDFDPKNSIGKGQNNLNYEKIIELAPEALITPRNSSYEKDMEQLSKVGIKVIVVTGWDNAHMPEQIERLGKIFGNEEGANKLIEFYNKNLNEVKKRVAKVKNKKTIYWEYGDPYTTAIPGTSNDGWVNMMRVAGGINIFDDPGIKGKTIDPEKILLEDSDLIMKTTSGAAYKNTGVYTAPSEEEYKNIMNEMINRSGWKDLKAVKHKNVYITTGFCSGGLGKLIGVIYTAKWLYPEEMKGMDPDKVFEEWMDMQGVKTPKGHVYKLK; from the coding sequence ATGAAAAAATCTATAAAAAAATTTATATTGTTCTTATTTTTATTTATATCATCTTTAGGTTTTGCTGAAATAAGATTTAAAGATGATGTCGGTAGAGAAATTATTTTAGAAAAACCTCTTACAAAAGTTGTTGTGGCAAGCAGATATAATAATGAGCTGATTAGAGCAATCGGAAATATAAAAAATGTGATTTCCGTTGATGATAATACTACACAGGATAGGATATATTGGAAAGATTTTGATCCTAAAAACAGTATTGGAAAAGGGCAAAATAATTTAAATTATGAAAAAATAATTGAATTGGCTCCTGAAGCTTTAATAACTCCAAGAAATAGCTCCTATGAAAAGGATATGGAACAACTATCAAAGGTGGGTATAAAAGTAATCGTTGTTACGGGATGGGATAATGCTCATATGCCGGAACAGATTGAGAGATTAGGAAAAATATTTGGTAATGAGGAAGGTGCTAACAAGTTAATAGAATTCTACAATAAAAATTTAAATGAAGTTAAAAAAAGAGTGGCCAAAGTAAAAAATAAAAAAACTATATACTGGGAATATGGAGATCCTTATACTACTGCTATTCCGGGAACTTCAAATGATGGTTGGGTAAATATGATGAGAGTAGCCGGTGGAATAAATATATTTGATGACCCTGGCATAAAAGGAAAAACTATTGATCCTGAGAAAATATTATTAGAGGATTCTGATTTAATAATGAAAACTACTTCCGGAGCCGCTTATAAGAATACCGGTGTTTATACTGCTCCTTCAGAGGAAGAATATAAAAATATTATGAATGAAATGATAAATAGAAGTGGTTGGAAAGATTTAAAAGCTGTTAAACATAAAAATGTATATATCACAACAGGTTTTTGCAGTGGTGGTTTAGGTAAATTGATCGGAGTCATATATACAGCTAAATGGTTATATCCAGAAGAAATGAAAGGAATGGATCCTGATAAAGTATTTGAAGAATGGATGGATATGCAAGGTGTTAAAACTCCTAAAGGTCATGTTTATAAATTAAAATAA
- a CDS encoding ABC transporter substrate-binding protein: protein MKKCFSLFFSLFLTLHTFAIEQIYVGAPKAPPVLPILRMMEINALGKEYTIDVKVWNSPEILIGMVQGKEAQFFAFPLTIASKLYNKGLPVKLMNVNTWGVASLISTDPIQGWKDLKGKTIYMGIKSSPTDVFTHYFLNKAGLKEKIDYDVVYSNKAEYRNLIVSGKANYAVTIEPDTTAILTKNPNFKVAISFEKEWQKLKGDNSHIPMAGFGVLGEIAEKDPILVKKFNKEYAKALQWILENPEKAGKLAQDKLGMDAKTVGKAISNMGLYFVEAKDVRPVLDEYYNILKEYDPKTVGGKIPDENFYFKK, encoded by the coding sequence ATGAAAAAATGTTTCAGTTTATTTTTCAGTTTATTTTTAACATTGCATACCTTTGCAATAGAACAAATATATGTAGGAGCTCCTAAGGCACCACCTGTTTTGCCGATTCTTAGAATGATGGAAATTAATGCTTTAGGAAAAGAATATACAATAGATGTCAAGGTGTGGAATAGTCCTGAAATTTTAATCGGAATGGTACAGGGAAAAGAAGCACAATTTTTTGCATTTCCTTTGACGATAGCTTCCAAATTATATAACAAAGGTTTACCTGTGAAATTAATGAATGTGAATACATGGGGAGTCGCTTCTCTTATAAGTACCGATCCCATTCAGGGTTGGAAAGATTTAAAGGGAAAAACCATTTATATGGGAATTAAATCATCTCCGACAGATGTATTTACACATTATTTTCTAAATAAAGCAGGTTTGAAAGAAAAAATTGATTATGATGTCGTTTACTCCAATAAGGCGGAATATAGAAATCTGATTGTAAGCGGAAAAGCCAATTATGCTGTAACGATTGAACCTGATACAACGGCAATTTTAACAAAAAATCCAAACTTTAAAGTTGCAATAAGTTTTGAAAAAGAATGGCAAAAGTTAAAGGGGGATAATAGTCATATCCCCATGGCAGGTTTTGGTGTATTGGGAGAAATTGCTGAAAAAGATCCTATATTAGTAAAAAAATTTAATAAAGAATATGCAAAAGCATTGCAATGGATATTAGAAAATCCTGAAAAAGCAGGGAAATTAGCACAAGATAAGCTTGGAATGGATGCAAAGACAGTCGGAAAGGCAATTTCCAATATGGGCTTGTATTTTGTAGAGGCAAAAGATGTGAGACCTGTTTTAGACGAGTATTATAACATATTAAAAGAATATGATCCAAAAACTGTCGGAGGGAAGATTCCTGATGAAAATTTTTATTTTAAGAAATAA
- a CDS encoding ABC transporter permease subunit gives MKIFILRNKILSFVFLLFLWSLLSKIYPPVVVPTVSQIWESIRSILSDVSMLKEIGTTLIRLFISIGFALTFSFVFSVMITHSKIIGDIFYPIVEFLQVIPPISWLILAILWLGLNGKPAILIVSISMFCIITISMVNAIGTIDKNLLEVADIFHISKCKRWKYIIMPSLYPAFETALMMSLRTGIKLMVMAEVLSTDSGIGGEITNARLNIETEMVIAWTIIIVTIYFILGGIVRCLKKCRWIRRFWYRSLLARDIVKN, from the coding sequence ATGAAAATTTTTATTTTAAGAAATAAAATATTAAGTTTTGTATTTCTCCTTTTTCTTTGGTCCTTATTGAGTAAAATCTATCCACCTGTTGTAGTACCGACTGTAAGTCAAATTTGGGAGAGTATAAGGAGTATTCTTTCAGATGTTTCCATGTTAAAAGAAATTGGAACAACACTGATAAGACTTTTTATTAGTATTGGTTTCGCTTTAACATTTTCCTTTGTTTTTAGCGTTATGATAACTCATTCAAAAATAATAGGAGATATATTTTATCCAATCGTTGAGTTTTTACAGGTAATTCCTCCGATAAGCTGGCTGATTTTAGCTATATTATGGTTGGGCTTAAACGGAAAACCCGCTATTTTAATAGTATCTATTTCAATGTTTTGTATTATAACCATATCCATGGTAAATGCAATCGGGACTATTGATAAAAATTTATTAGAAGTTGCAGATATTTTTCATATCTCCAAATGTAAGAGATGGAAATATATTATAATGCCGTCACTGTATCCTGCATTTGAAACCGCACTTATGATGTCTCTTAGAACAGGAATTAAATTAATGGTTATGGCGGAAGTTTTATCAACCGATAGCGGAATTGGCGGAGAGATAACGAATGCAAGATTAAATATAGAAACAGAAATGGTAATTGCTTGGACTATAATAATTGTAACAATTTATTTTATTTTGGGAGGTATCGTAAGGTGTTTGAAAAAATGCCGATGGATAAGAAGATTTTGGTATCGAAGTCTATTAGCAAGAGATATCGTGAAAAATTAA
- the lepB gene encoding signal peptidase I produces the protein MLWKNKEITTKTLLKRIFFQLLICIIISFIATIYLRNKIYINNSPSVPVGFYLKKEQDIYFKDNIVFFKVPDNVGRFLKELNLIKEENKYILKKIGGVEGDHIVIKDKKLYINDVFIYEVIEHTFHKIPLNPIENLDYILKEDEYFLIGDLKESYDSRYFGVVKKEQIEGKGKLLLSTYKERKADEK, from the coding sequence TTGTTATGGAAAAATAAAGAAATCACGACAAAAACTTTATTAAAAAGAATCTTTTTTCAACTCTTAATATGTATAATCATTTCTTTTATTGCTACAATTTATTTAAGAAATAAAATCTATATAAATAATTCTCCTAGTGTTCCTGTTGGTTTTTATCTAAAAAAAGAGCAAGATATATATTTTAAAGATAATATTGTTTTCTTTAAAGTTCCGGATAATGTAGGAAGATTTTTAAAAGAATTAAATCTTATTAAAGAAGAAAATAAGTATATCTTAAAGAAAATAGGAGGAGTAGAAGGCGACCATATAGTAATAAAAGACAAAAAATTATATATCAATGATGTATTCATATATGAAGTAATAGAGCATACTTTTCACAAAATTCCTCTTAATCCAATAGAAAATTTAGACTATATTCTAAAAGAAGATGAATACTTTTTGATTGGAGATTTAAAAGAATCATATGACAGTAGATATTTTGGAGTTGTAAAAAAAGAACAGATAGAAGGAAAGGGAAAGCTTTTATTGTCTACATATAAAGAAAGGAAAGCTGATGAAAAATAA
- a CDS encoding ABC transporter ATP-binding protein translates to MKLEIKNGNFSYTDGNPILKDINLKINSGEIFTILGQNGIGKTTLLKCINGVLKWDFGEVFINDKKVDSIKALKDIAYVPQAHSFSFSYTVRELAIMGRAKYLNIFSTPSKSDYDIVEKVLDEMGILYLKDRKCSELSGGQLQLVFLARALVGKPKILILDEPESHLDFRNQTKILRTIVQLAKKKNITCIFNTHYPEYALRISDKSMLIGKDDYIIGKSSKIINEENLKKYFGIKTKIVEIEDEKKQIKSVLITDNLEEE, encoded by the coding sequence ATGAAATTAGAGATAAAGAATGGAAATTTTTCATATACTGATGGAAATCCTATTTTAAAAGATATAAATTTAAAAATTAATAGTGGAGAAATATTCACAATATTGGGGCAAAATGGAATTGGAAAAACTACATTACTTAAATGTATTAATGGAGTTCTAAAGTGGGATTTCGGTGAGGTTTTTATTAATGATAAAAAAGTTGATTCTATAAAAGCTTTAAAGGATATAGCTTATGTTCCTCAAGCACATTCATTTTCTTTTTCATATACTGTAAGAGAGCTTGCTATTATGGGAAGAGCTAAATACTTAAATATTTTCTCTACTCCTTCAAAATCAGATTATGACATAGTAGAAAAAGTTTTAGATGAGATGGGAATACTATATTTAAAAGATAGAAAATGTTCAGAACTAAGTGGAGGACAATTACAACTGGTTTTTTTAGCTCGTGCTTTGGTAGGAAAACCAAAAATTTTAATATTAGACGAACCTGAATCACATCTAGATTTTAGAAATCAGACAAAAATTTTAAGGACAATTGTTCAATTGGCAAAAAAGAAAAATATTACTTGTATTTTTAACACTCATTACCCTGAATATGCTTTAAGGATTTCAGATAAATCTATGCTAATAGGTAAAGATGACTATATTATTGGTAAAAGCAGTAAAATTATTAATGAGGAAAATTTAAAAAAATATTTTGGGATAAAAACAAAAATTGTTGAGATAGAGGATGAGAAGAAACAAATTAAATCTGTTCTGATAACAGATAATTTAGAAGAAGAGTAA
- a CDS encoding iron ABC transporter permease — protein MNIYRKKMIFLIIILILCILVSIFLGRFFISPKMFFEVLSDSIKGVENNPIESSIIFELRMPRMIMNILVGAGLSVSGVAFQGIFQNPLVSPDIISVSSGSAFGAVLGILLFGMNSYVIILALLFGILSVVITYSLSKVRGESSVLSLILSGMVITALFSALISLVKYTADPYDKLPAITYWLMGSFSSSSYNNIKIAIFPIILGIIILYFLRWRINILSLGDEEVRALGMNPVYIRGFIIIAVTMISATCVTLTGIIGWVGLLIPHICRMYIGADNIKLIPSSCIMGAIFMLIIDGIARTATSSEIPIGILTSLVGAPFFIIIFKKYRSW, from the coding sequence ATGAATATATATAGAAAGAAAATGATATTTCTTATAATAATATTAATTTTATGTATATTAGTCTCAATATTTTTGGGAAGATTTTTTATATCACCTAAAATGTTTTTTGAGGTTTTATCAGATAGTATAAAAGGAGTTGAAAATAATCCAATTGAAAGTTCTATAATTTTTGAATTAAGAATGCCTAGAATGATAATGAATATATTAGTAGGTGCAGGACTTTCTGTTTCAGGAGTAGCCTTTCAAGGAATATTTCAAAATCCTTTGGTTAGTCCAGATATAATAAGTGTGAGTTCAGGTTCTGCATTTGGAGCTGTTTTGGGCATACTTTTATTTGGGATGAATTCTTATGTCATTATTTTAGCTTTATTATTTGGAATATTAAGTGTAGTCATAACTTATAGCTTATCAAAGGTAAGAGGAGAAAGCTCTGTACTTTCTTTAATACTTTCTGGTATGGTTATAACAGCTCTTTTTTCTGCCTTAATTTCACTTGTGAAATATACAGCTGATCCTTATGACAAATTACCTGCTATAACATATTGGCTTATGGGAAGTTTTTCTAGTTCTTCTTATAATAATATTAAAATTGCCATATTTCCAATAATATTAGGTATTATTATATTGTATTTTTTAAGATGGAGAATAAATATTTTATCTCTTGGTGATGAAGAAGTTAGAGCACTAGGGATGAATCCAGTCTATATTAGAGGTTTTATTATAATTGCAGTAACAATGATAAGCGCAACTTGTGTAACATTAACAGGAATAATTGGATGGGTAGGCTTATTAATTCCTCATATATGTCGTATGTATATAGGAGCTGATAATATAAAATTGATTCCAAGCTCTTGTATCATGGGAGCAATTTTTATGCTTATAATAGATGGAATAGCAAGAACAGCAACTTCTAGTGAAATTCCTATTGGAATATTAACTTCTTTAGTAGGAGCTCCATTTTTTATTATAATCTTTAAAAAGTATAGGAGTTGGTAA
- a CDS encoding ABC transporter ATP-binding protein, with the protein MFEKMPMDKKILVSKSISKRYREKLILDNVNFEMFSGDILGLLGPSGIGKTTLLNILVGSEKETSGEIVNYHYNKIGYVFQEDRLLNWLTLFENIKIIQENIDEKIIWENLSLVGLKDYYNYFPKELSGGMRQRGSIARALTFAGNILLFDEPFKSLDEKLRFELLDLMRKLKEEKNTSILFVTHDIEEALYICDRILILRGQPATILKEINVSKKRKEKKLSIEDEVELKREIFNALY; encoded by the coding sequence GTGTTTGAAAAAATGCCGATGGATAAGAAGATTTTGGTATCGAAGTCTATTAGCAAGAGATATCGTGAAAAATTAATTTTAGATAATGTTAATTTTGAAATGTTTTCAGGAGATATTTTGGGTTTACTTGGACCTTCCGGGATTGGAAAAACAACACTTCTAAATATTTTAGTAGGTTCTGAAAAAGAAACGAGTGGAGAGATCGTGAATTATCATTATAATAAAATAGGCTATGTGTTTCAAGAAGATAGACTTTTGAATTGGCTGACATTATTTGAAAATATTAAAATCATTCAAGAAAATATAGATGAAAAAATTATTTGGGAAAATTTATCCTTGGTAGGACTCAAAGATTATTATAATTATTTTCCGAAAGAATTAAGTGGTGGGATGAGGCAGAGAGGTTCCATTGCAAGAGCATTGACATTTGCAGGAAATATATTGCTTTTTGATGAACCTTTCAAATCACTTGATGAAAAATTAAGATTTGAACTGTTAGATTTAATGCGAAAACTAAAAGAAGAAAAAAATACAAGCATTCTTTTTGTAACACATGATATTGAAGAAGCTTTGTATATTTGTGATAGAATTTTAATTTTGAGAGGACAACCGGCAACTATTTTAAAGGAAATCAATGTGTCAAAAAAAAGAAAAGAAAAGAAATTATCGATTGAAGATGAGGTTGAATTAAAAAGAGAGATTTTCAATGCCTTGTATTAA
- a CDS encoding iron ABC transporter permease — translation MNPVKNIHQYNSKKILKIVIALFILLFVSYISVFTGIANINLKRVLATIFEGFFYETEPLSQREMVVFLDLRLARVVLGSIAGFLLAICGTVMQAITENKMSSPFTTGISSAASMGAALSILFFTGKYIYFDFITIFFAFSFGIICSLLVYGISNLKAMNKSTLILTGIAFNYLFSSGNAALQFIANEDVLSSIVNWTFGNLSGVSWNKILILFLILLIFFPYFFINRYSYNILLTGEDSAISLGIHVRKFRFISGIIVTLITSAVVSFIGIIAFVGIIAPHISRMLIGDDHKYSIILSGIIGAFLVIFSDYIGRNLLSPIIIPIGIVISFVGIPIFIYLIINSKRG, via the coding sequence ATGAATCCTGTAAAGAACATACATCAATATAATAGTAAAAAAATTTTAAAAATAGTAATTGCTCTATTTATATTGTTATTTGTTTCCTATATATCCGTTTTTACAGGAATAGCAAATATAAACTTAAAAAGAGTATTAGCAACAATTTTTGAAGGTTTTTTTTATGAAACGGAACCTTTATCACAAAGAGAAATGGTAGTTTTCTTGGATTTAAGACTTGCAAGAGTTGTTTTAGGAAGTATTGCCGGTTTTTTATTGGCAATTTGTGGAACTGTAATGCAAGCAATTACAGAAAATAAAATGTCCAGTCCTTTTACGACTGGAATATCCAGTGCTGCTTCTATGGGAGCAGCACTATCTATATTATTTTTTACCGGAAAATATATTTATTTTGATTTCATAACAATTTTCTTTGCTTTTTCATTTGGAATTATTTGTTCCTTATTAGTTTACGGTATTTCAAATCTTAAAGCTATGAATAAATCAACCTTAATATTAACCGGAATAGCATTCAACTATTTATTTTCTTCAGGAAATGCGGCACTACAATTTATAGCCAATGAGGATGTATTGTCATCCATAGTAAACTGGACTTTCGGAAATCTTTCAGGGGTATCTTGGAATAAAATTTTAATATTATTTTTAATATTACTTATTTTCTTTCCATACTTTTTTATAAATAGATATTCTTATAATATATTATTAACCGGTGAAGATTCAGCAATTTCTTTAGGGATTCATGTAAGAAAATTTAGATTTATATCTGGAATTATAGTAACTTTAATTACATCAGCAGTTGTGAGTTTTATTGGAATAATTGCTTTTGTTGGAATCATAGCACCACATATTTCAAGAATGCTAATAGGAGATGATCATAAATACAGTATAATTTTAAGTGGTATTATAGGTGCATTTTTGGTGATATTTTCAGATTATATTGGTAGAAATTTACTATCACCTATTATCATCCCGATAGGAATTGTGATTTCTTTTGTAGGGATTCCTATTTTTATATATCTGATAATTAATTCAAAAAGAGGATAA
- a CDS encoding helix-turn-helix domain-containing protein, whose translation MSYTHLTIKQRNMIEILRKENYSTRKIATLLGVHHATMKREKLKVKRNSS comes from the coding sequence ATGAGTTATACACATCTTACCATAAAGCAAAGAAATATGATAGAAATTTTACGAAAGGAAAACTATTCCACTCGTAAGATTGCCACATTACTAGGAGTTCATCATGCTACTATGAAAAGGGAAAAACTCAAAGTCAAAAGAAACTCGTCGTAA
- a CDS encoding ABC transporter substrate-binding protein, with translation MKKIFSLVFILLLFLFGNLNAKTVTDLTGKKVTIKDDLNRIAIVPIPWASLTYVVDGDSSKIVGMHPSAKKAYEISMLKELAPNMKNVNSEFVDNNFNVNYEELALLKPDIVVVWDYQDDAIEKLNKLKIPVVAIKYGTLEDVQQGIKLLGDILNKKEKAERLINYHKDTNKYLASKTKKLENTKRKKILYLRDSQLTVASGKAVNNIMINMAGGENVAKDITTGAWSKVTMEQIIKWNPDIIILSNFDKILPEDIYNNKFEGQDWSKIDAVKNKKVFKAPIGIYRWDAPSAETPLMIKWIAKVVAVEVFNDYDIRKDIKDFYLEFFNYKLSDEELNFILNSKVNKGLNL, from the coding sequence ATGAAAAAGATTTTTAGTTTGGTGTTTATTTTACTTTTATTTTTATTTGGAAATCTTAATGCAAAAACAGTTACAGATTTAACAGGGAAAAAAGTTACAATTAAAGATGATCTCAATAGGATTGCTATTGTTCCTATTCCTTGGGCTTCTTTAACTTATGTTGTAGATGGGGATTCTTCCAAGATTGTCGGAATGCATCCTTCAGCTAAAAAAGCTTATGAAATAAGTATGTTAAAGGAATTAGCTCCAAATATGAAAAATGTAAATTCTGAATTTGTGGATAATAATTTTAATGTAAATTATGAAGAATTAGCCCTTTTAAAACCAGATATTGTTGTAGTGTGGGATTATCAAGATGATGCAATAGAAAAACTTAATAAATTAAAAATACCAGTAGTAGCAATAAAATATGGAACATTAGAGGATGTTCAACAAGGTATAAAGTTACTTGGAGATATTTTAAATAAAAAGGAAAAAGCTGAAAGATTAATTAATTATCATAAGGATACTAATAAGTATTTAGCTTCAAAAACTAAAAAATTAGAAAATACAAAAAGAAAAAAAATTCTTTATCTTAGAGATTCTCAATTAACAGTAGCAAGTGGAAAGGCAGTTAATAATATTATGATTAATATGGCAGGTGGAGAAAATGTTGCCAAAGATATTACTACTGGGGCTTGGTCAAAAGTAACTATGGAACAAATTATAAAATGGAATCCTGATATTATTATTTTAAGTAATTTTGATAAGATTTTACCAGAAGATATTTATAATAATAAATTTGAAGGACAGGATTGGTCAAAAATTGATGCTGTTAAAAATAAAAAGGTATTTAAAGCTCCAATAGGTATTTATAGATGGGATGCTCCTTCAGCAGAAACTCCACTTATGATAAAATGGATAGCAAAAGTAGTAGCCGTAGAAGTCTTTAATGACTATGATATAAGAAAGGATATAAAAGATTTTTATTTAGAATTTTTTAATTATAAACTTTCTGATGAAGAATTAAATTTTATTTTAAATTCAAAAGTTAATAAAGGTTTAAATCTTTAA
- a CDS encoding methyltransferase domain-containing protein → MKTDIYDRWWIEEKENEDSMEKQHHHFWNKLISYIDKENWEDNYVLDFGCNQGAFLRHLYLKKKFFKGIGVDLASNSIKVANSRKNNLPLEYFNTAYPNKLDIKFDIAISSSVLFLIEDLEEHSKIIWDSLKDNGVYYATYTDYVKNPNLPYLYKTISKYAMLKMQLHSLNDIAEAFWKQGFIVEIQRMAPKSYVRLNKEETWISRIEEKMEYEYEHMYIFKFIKSTENSF, encoded by the coding sequence ATGAAAACGGATATTTATGATAGATGGTGGATAGAAGAGAAAGAGAATGAAGATTCCATGGAAAAACAGCACCATCATTTTTGGAATAAACTAATTTCTTATATCGATAAAGAAAATTGGGAAGATAACTATGTTTTGGATTTTGGTTGTAATCAAGGTGCTTTTTTACGACATCTTTATCTTAAAAAAAAATTTTTTAAGGGTATCGGAGTAGATTTAGCCTCCAATTCCATAAAAGTAGCCAACAGTAGAAAAAATAATTTGCCGTTGGAGTACTTTAACACAGCCTATCCTAATAAACTTGATATAAAATTTGATATCGCTATTTCATCTTCCGTTCTATTTTTAATTGAAGATTTAGAAGAACATAGTAAAATTATCTGGGATTCTCTTAAAGACAATGGAGTGTATTATGCTACCTATACAGACTATGTGAAAAATCCAAATTTACCTTATCTATATAAAACAATTTCAAAATATGCAATGTTAAAAATGCAATTACATTCTTTAAATGATATTGCAGAAGCTTTTTGGAAGCAAGGATTTATAGTTGAAATACAGAGAATGGCTCCTAAATCTTATGTAAGATTAAATAAGGAAGAAACTTGGATTTCCAGAATTGAAGAAAAAATGGAATATGAATATGAACATATGTACATATTTAAATTTATAAAATCCACTGAAAATTCTTTCTAA
- a CDS encoding ABC transporter ATP-binding protein: protein MKLEIKNLSFSYKNKEVLNEISFEVYSGTFLSILGANGAGKTTLMKCINGILKLKKGEILIDGKNFSNQSLKEKSKIMSYVPQITSSFDMNLTVFDTVLLGRVPHKTFKFSEWDKQIALKNIKKLDLEHYLFNYVGELSGGEKQRVLIARALTQEAKILILDEPISNLDLKFQLETMKILKNLAKENNLIVITILHDLNFAVSYSNKILFLKNGKINSFGDTKKIITTSNIKEIFSVDIDIVQFKNKNYIIPLE from the coding sequence ATGAAATTAGAAATAAAGAATTTAAGTTTTTCTTATAAAAATAAAGAAGTTTTAAATGAAATATCATTTGAAGTTTATTCCGGAACTTTTTTAAGTATATTAGGGGCAAATGGAGCCGGAAAAACTACTTTAATGAAATGTATAAATGGAATATTAAAATTGAAAAAAGGGGAAATTTTAATAGATGGAAAAAATTTTAGCAATCAATCACTGAAAGAAAAATCCAAGATAATGTCCTATGTTCCACAAATAACTAGCTCCTTTGATATGAATTTAACCGTTTTTGATACAGTTTTGCTAGGAAGAGTTCCCCATAAAACCTTCAAATTTAGTGAATGGGATAAGCAAATTGCTTTGAAGAATATAAAAAAACTTGATTTAGAACACTATCTATTTAATTATGTTGGTGAACTGAGCGGTGGCGAAAAACAAAGAGTTTTAATTGCCAGAGCACTTACACAGGAAGCAAAAATCTTAATTCTGGATGAGCCTATAAGTAATTTAGATTTAAAATTTCAATTGGAAACAATGAAAATTTTAAAAAATTTAGCCAAAGAAAATAACTTAATTGTGATAACTATTCTTCATGATTTAAATTTTGCTGTTTCTTATAGTAATAAAATTTTATTTTTAAAAAATGGAAAAATAAATAGTTTTGGGGATACAAAAAAAATCATAACAACAAGTAATATAAAAGAAATTTTTTCAGTTGACATAGATATTGTCCAATTTAAAAATAAAAATTATATCATTCCTTTGGAATAA